In the genome of Candidatus Dependentiae bacterium, the window GCGCTCTTTAGTTGCAGGATTAATTCCTTTACGTGCTGGACGACGTGAGATCCAAAAAGCACCGAACCCGGTAATTGAAACTTTTTGACCTTTTTTTAACGTACGCTCTACTATACGAGTAAATGCGTCCAAAACGCGTGAAACATCTTTTTTACTAAAAGTAGTCTCTTCACTGAGTGAGGTAATGAGTTCA includes:
- a CDS encoding HU family DNA-binding protein, whose amino-acid sequence is MNKSELITSLSEETTFSKKDVSRVLDAFTRIVERTLKKGQKVSITGFGAFWISRRPARKGINPATKERIDLPEVNVPRFKAGKNLREVVRSVKIG